DNA sequence from the Oryza brachyantha chromosome 5, ObraRS2, whole genome shotgun sequence genome:
ACATTGAGTGCTGGGGAAGGATTAGCCCATACAGCCTCAAGGCCCCATATTTGTTGGCCCGGTTGAGCCCATGATGACAAAAATTGGACAGCTCTCAGTTGATTTTGCTCAAGTAtacaaaaacatttttaaaagaacCCATATGCTATGAGAAACAAATTACACGATAAAAGTATGAAAGTATGAGTTGATAACAAAAGTATATGCATGCACCCTTGTCAAACTCATCATTGATTCGATTGCACAATGATAATCCAGGCATTGCACAAGTTGACAACTGACATCATCTTGCAAAGATTCAAACAAAAATGCAGATTCATAGACATCGCTATGTTCAATACCTGACGACAGTAACAAAATGTAGCAAGAGTACACAAGGAACAGCATTCATTATCCATCCCATCAGAGATTGTAGATACACATCAAAGAAGCCATAGGACACACAGGTTCTAGAGAGAAGCAAGCTACAGGTATACTCCAGAAGAGAGAAACAAGAAAGCATATGCATTGCCATTGACAGAACAATACTCCAAAGCATCCAAGAAGAAGGATGTGCATCATCAGGTTTCATTCACTTTGTCATGTTGCCATCACCAATGGCCTCTTCTGGCCGTGCAGCAGCTGCCGCAGCTCCTGGTAGCCGCTGCGGTAGTGCTCGAGGGAGAAGCACAGCTGCCTGATCGCCTCACGCTTCCCCTCGGCGCTCTCAGAGATCACAAGCTTCTGCATCTCCACCTCTTGCTCGAGCTTGCATACACGCGCGTGCAGTTCAGACAGGGACTTGCGAGCAAGATCAGCATGTGACATGAGCTTGGCACGCTCGAGCTGAAGCTGGCTCAGGTGACCATCCATCTGTTTCAGCTTTTCGTCACGAGTTGTAACGTCAGTTAGTAGAGTGGCCACCTTGTTGTTCACCAGGGATTTCTCGGACGACAGCAATTCCAGCTTGGATTTAACATTGGCGAGATCTTGATTCAGCCCGGAAATTTGCTTCTCACTGTTGATGGATTGTTCAGCCTTTTCGTCATAAACTTGTCTGAGCTCTGCCTCCACGGATGCCAACTTGGCTTCAAGAGAAGCATTGGTTTCAGATAATTTTGAAAGCTCAGCACTCAGAGAGGACTTCTCCAGTGAATGGTTCTGCAGGGAATCATGGGAAACCTGTTCCAGCTCCTTAATCCTGTCCTGAAGTACAGATTTCTCCTGTAGTGTTCCCTCTATCTGGGCTTCCAGGTCCTTTATGATTTCTGGTAGCTTTGCAACCTCCATGCCGGAATTCTCAAAGTCCCTAAAAAGTTGCTCAAATTCATGAGCACGCTCTCTGAGCACTTCTTTCTCCTGTGAAACCCTTTCTAATTCTGCTTGTGTATTCTTCAAAAGTTCTTGCAGCTTAACCATCTCAGAAGCCGAATAATTTAAGCTGTCAGCTGACTGCTCAAGATCTTCAACCCGAGACTCAAGTAGCGATTTctcatgtgatatttttgcaaagtCATCTTCAAATGTCTTGATAACTCCCTGGAGTTTTCCAAGTTCAGCCTCAAGAGCAGATACATCATGTACATACTTTTCTGAAAGCACCTCAAGCTCCTGGTTGCACTTATCAATTTTAGTATCATGATGTGCCAACTCAACTTCAAACTGCTTGGCTGCTGACACCATTGATTCCTTCAGCCTATCAATCTCATCTTTGTTCACCAATAACACAGCTTCCAATGCTTCCTTTTCACTTTTGACTTCATCAAGATCCTTCAGAAGGCTTTTGGTTTCCACGTCTGAATCCTGTTGCTTTTCCTCATGCTCAGACACTTCTGAGTTAGCACCAAAATTACATTGGCAGCGCGAGTTCTTTTCCTCTGAAGCATCAAGTTTCCCCTTTACTTCACGAAGCTTATCCTCAAGCTCAATAATTTTTTGACTCAGGGCATACAAAATGCTGTTGTCATTTGCTTCTTTAACCTCATCAAGCTCTAAATCAGATtctgaagatgatgaagaCCCATCACTCCCCTTCTTGGATACATCAGAACTCGCACCAGAGCCAATAGAAACATCAAAGCAATCTGATTGtggtttttgcttttgctgtgACATCTTCTCTTGCAAGTCAGGCTCTGGCGATGAAGGAGACTGTGCCTCAGAATCTGATTCTGAGATGCCGGAAGAGACATGTGATTGTAGTGATGATGGGATATTTTTGCGCAATTCTCCAGTCACATTGCCATACCGCTCAGCAAGAGCACGATACATCTGATGAAAGTTCTGTACGTGAGTAATAAGAACACCAGCCTTTTCTTCAGAGGATTCCCCTTCCTCGATAAGCTCCAATGTCTCTTTTATCTGTGTTTCCATCTCTGTTCatataaaagaataattatgTTCTGAGAATAACAGGCATGTGAGTTAGATTAGAGACTAATGTTAAAACTATCATGACCGGTTCCTTGAATGAAGCTTGACCTTCCTAGTCAGAGGCTTATTCCTCATCTTCACTTTAATCTTACAAATCATCATGGCTAGCAAACAAAGTGTGATCTTATTCCAGCATGTAAGACAGGGAAAAAACATTATGATCGTATTCCTTACCTTCTAAATTTTCAGAGAGCCACTTAGAATTTTTTGGACTAATATGGCTATCCCACCACCATGAGCTGGATTTCCTTGATTGCGGATGCTGCATTTTCTCCATTTTGACAAGATAATGAAAACAATTTCCTCAGAGGTGTAGACCTGATTGCATTTCTAAGAAAAgtcagaaaataataaaaatgcaCATACACTAATACACTTGAGAATAAGATAGCAACAGCAGGAAAAGTATCTGTAGTATACATTTGAAGCAGAAGTTAGTGATTCAAAATTGCAAGTTAACTATTGATTCAATTCAACATTCATGGAAAATGTAATCTAGGATAAAAAAGGGCAATAGTCGGTAGTAAATGATCTGGAAACCCAGAAATGTGAACTGCTAATAAAACTTGTTCCGATATTCAGCTCCCATTAAGAAACTTGCCTGTACAAAGGGGGAACTGAAAATATCCAATAATCTAGACAACCGAAGAGTACATCTTGCACACTTTGTATAATAGATAAATAGAATGCGGGATCCTGTCAGAGGCAATATATATCTTACTAACGAACATGTCCATATGCAAAATTAGACAAATCAGATGCAAAAACGCAGGGACCAGACAATTGACAGCTATGGAAGCATATCATTCAAGATCTCATCATCTTCATGCGTCACTGTCGGAAAAAGCCCATAATAACATGGAGTGAACGACAATGACATTTCTTCTTtcagaaaaagagagaaatacTACTTCAagaatatcaatatatttgaaatgggATAGTATATAAGAAACGTCTTTCAAACTGACCAACAATATATTGGTAGTAAAACAAATTGCCAATGTATTTATGACTATTTCtgaaaaaacattttacacAAGGAGTGTTAACTAACATAGCATCTGACAAACAAATCATGTGCTTCTATAAGCCAAGACAATATAGATAAGAAATATATGACTTATATGTGTAATTGTGCAAACTCCAAAAActggagatatcaaaattgGTCAAATCTTGCAGCTACCAATTTGTCGCAAAATTATTTGTACGAGAAAATGGCTATCACTTGGTTATCTTATCTATAACACGTCCAACTGCAAAAGACACAGAAACTACAGCCCTGTTGCTGTTAGGTAGGTCAGGCAACAGGATAACTCCATCCAGACAAGAAGAATGGGCAACACGAACTGCACCCCACATCGATCAAAACCCTGTGTTTCAAGCAAGATGTCACAAGCTTGCAACCAAAAATGTTCTTGTCAATGTCTATCCACCAAAGAAGCGATAAACAGGACCAGCCAGTTCAATATTATTGAAGTGGGGTATCACACAACACATGCATTGATCAGTGCTTACACCTAGATAGACGCATCATGAGGTGATGGCTGACGCGTAGTATCACCCAACGGTCAGCCAACTCCATTCAGAAAACAATTGATTAACCGGTTAGCCGCGGAAGAGCAAATCTTGATCAAATCAACATTGCACTTCAGCTTCAGATGCTCTTAACTCTCACCATGCATAAACCTATATACGTGATACAAAAACTGCTCTTTTTTATCTCCTTTTCTAATCCaggagtaaataaataaatttatcaaacaagcaaaaaaaaacattgaatCCAAGAACCTAAtatcataaattcataatgTAACAAACATATGAGATAACGGACGAGTGAAATCGATGCCATTCCAGTCTCACAATGAGATAACTAACGAATCGATCGGCGCCATTCCAGTCTCACAAGACAACCAGGAATTCAGATGAGTACGACAGAttattcaggaaaaaaaaacattcaggAAAATGGTTGAAAAGAGTCAACCAAACTTCCCACTGGATTGCTACCCACACCATAGCCTAAACCTCCGAACGACCCCGAAATCACACGGCGACCGCTCCTCATCTCCTCGTGAGCCATAGAGATGACACAAAAGAACCAAGAACTCGCGGAGACAGGAGAAATCCCGGCGAACCGAACCGAACCATCCATCCCGCTCCCCACTCCCCCCAACA
Encoded proteins:
- the LOC102705624 gene encoding protein NETWORKED 4B-like, with product MEKMQHPQSRKSSSWWWDSHISPKNSKWLSENLEEMETQIKETLELIEEGESSEEKAGVLITHVQNFHQMYRALAERYGNVTGELRKNIPSSLQSHVSSGISESDSEAQSPSSPEPDLQEKMSQQKQKPQSDCFDVSIGSGASSDVSKKGSDGSSSSSESDLELDEVKEANDNSILYALSQKIIELEDKLREVKGKLDASEEKNSRCQCNFGANSEVSEHEEKQQDSDVETKSLLKDLDEVKSEKEALEAVLLVNKDEIDRLKESMVSAAKQFEVELAHHDTKIDKCNQELEVLSEKYVHDVSALEAELGKLQGVIKTFEDDFAKISHEKSLLESRVEDLEQSADSLNYSASEMVKLQELLKNTQAELERVSQEKEVLRERAHEFEQLFRDFENSGMEVAKLPEIIKDLEAQIEGTLQEKSVLQDRIKELEQVSHDSLQNHSLEKSSLSAELSKLSETNASLEAKLASVEAELRQVYDEKAEQSINSEKQISGLNQDLANVKSKLELLSSEKSLVNNKVATLLTDVTTRDEKLKQMDGHLSQLQLERAKLMSHADLARKSLSELHARVCKLEQEVEMQKLVISESAEGKREAIRQLCFSLEHYRSGYQELRQLLHGQKRPLVMAT